The nucleotide sequence TTCACGCTCCCGAGGTTGATGACCTGATTGTTCGCCTTCTGGAAGGTGGTGCCCGCGCCTTCGAGGGCCGTCACCAGCCGCTCCCAGGTCCGGGTGGTGCCGCCCAGACCGTTGTTGATAAAGAGGGTGGGGCGGCCCGTTCTTGCCGCCTCCACCAGCCCCGCGATGTGGTCGGCGTCGGCGTGCGAGGCGACCATCAGGTCGATCTTGTCCACGCCCTGCCGCTCCAGTTGCTCGCGCATCCGCTCGGCGCTGCGCCCGCCGTCCACCAGCAGGGTCTTGCCTTCCGGACTGCGGACCAGCACCGCGTCGCCCTGGCCCACGTCCAGAAACTGCACGCTGACCTCACCCTGCGGGGCAGGCTGCCCGGTCTGGCCGGTGGGCTGTCCCCGGCCCTTGTCCAGGCTGGTGCTGCACGCGGCCAGCACCGACATGAACACCACCAGGGCCACCGCCAGGATGTCCGCGCTGCCGGGGCGCCGGGGGGGGTGCAGGTCGCGCTCGTCCACCCGCATCCGGACGGTGGGCGCCGACTTCGCCAGGGCCGCGCTGCGGGGGCGCGAGGTGCCCGATTTGCTGGCCGGGCGGCTGCTCTTGGCAGCACTTTTCGCGGTGCCCGCTTTGGCGCGGGTGCTGGTGGTTTTCGTGGTGGTGGTCTTGCGGGTGGTCGTCTTGCCCGTGGCCGATTTGCTCTCTCCGGCCTTGCGGCGGGGGGCCGCGCCCTTCTCCGTGCCCCGGCTCACAGGTCGATCTCCCCGTCGCTGTTGATGCTCAGCGTGTGCTGGCCCGGGCGACCCTCACCGGCGTTGAGCTGCTCCAGCCGGGCCTGGGCTTCTTGCCGTGCGGCGCGGGTTTCGGCCTCCAGGCGGCGAAACACCAGCCCCCCCACCCCCGAGCGCACTTCGAGCAGGTCGCCTTCGCGCACGCC is from Deinococcus wulumuqiensis R12 and encodes:
- a CDS encoding ComEC/Rec2 family competence protein, translated to MSRGTEKGAAPRRKAGESKSATGKTTTRKTTTTKTTSTRAKAGTAKSAAKSSRPASKSGTSRPRSAALAKSAPTVRMRVDERDLHPPRRPGSADILAVALVVFMSVLAACSTSLDKGRGQPTGQTGQPAPQGEVSVQFLDVGQGDAVLVRSPEGKTLLVDGGRSAERMREQLERQGVDKIDLMVASHADADHIAGLVEAARTGRPTLFINNGLGGTTRTWERLVTALEGAGTTFQKANNQVINLGSVKVRVIAPPSGMGDDQNENSVGVRVEFGQFAALLTGDSEKKETLAWIEENRPEIRGPVQVYKSIHHGAANGDHQAWLDVVRPENVVISVGENSYGHPTRSALDLYKKNGLRVFRTDRQGTVTFRGKADGTYVSDTER